The Bacteroidota bacterium genome includes a region encoding these proteins:
- a CDS encoding peptide deformylase, whose protein sequence is MILPIVAYGDPVLRKKAVDIESNYTNLKILIADMQETMHAASGVGLAAPQIGKSIRLFVIDATPFGEDKEDDTISKKEREFLKKFNRVFINAQIEEEQGTEWKFNEGCLSIPKIREDVLRKPTIKITYLDENFEEHTEEFSGIAARIIQHEYDHIDGKLFTDRISPLRRRLLQGKLTNISKGKVDVDYKMKFPLR, encoded by the coding sequence ATGATACTACCTATTGTTGCATACGGAGATCCTGTTTTAAGAAAAAAGGCCGTAGATATTGAAAGTAACTATACTAATTTAAAAATACTTATTGCCGATATGCAAGAAACTATGCATGCGGCAAGTGGTGTAGGACTTGCAGCTCCGCAAATTGGGAAATCGATACGACTCTTTGTAATTGATGCAACTCCTTTTGGTGAAGATAAAGAGGATGATACCATAAGCAAAAAAGAACGTGAGTTTTTGAAAAAATTTAATAGAGTATTTATCAATGCACAAATAGAAGAGGAGCAGGGCACAGAATGGAAATTTAACGAGGGATGCCTCAGTATTCCTAAAATACGAGAAGACGTGCTTAGAAAACCAACTATTAAAATTACCTATTTAGACGAAAATTTTGAGGAACATACCGAAGAGTTTTCCGGCATAGCAGCACGCATAATTCAACATGAATATGATCATATTGATGGTAAATTATTTACCGACAGAATATCTCCTTTGAGAAGAAGGTTGTTGCAAGGCAAATTGACAAATATTTCGAAAGGAAAAGTAGATGTTGATTATAAAATGAAATTCCCGTTAAGATAG
- a CDS encoding gliding motility-associated C-terminal domain-containing protein produces the protein MHRYTNRHIYLFTFIFWVFLSKVNSQIIDIPEIQNVNDTDITCKPSCLVSYTQSLSFPIKTTTSYNISTIPFTPFPTTGTNILGTVDDEFSNPVNIGFCFSFFGTSYTQCLISSNGTINFDMTNAGTFNSYVLSAPLPSSTAMPDMRNSILGPVHDIDVSKGGSIKYALYGTAPFRAFAVTWDNIPMFGSTSIFGNPTCPGVTNAKQQIIIYETTNMIDIYIWDKDVCSGWNSGAAVEGIQNAAGTVAFIVPGRNHPTQWTATNDAKRFTPDGTDVAIQYEWRNDTALVSNNAILNVCPCVTDTFLAKAKVVINGNCTTTAIITKTVVVTNNVLPTESSFTPDYSEVTLDSSKVNFTNTSDNATTYLWSFGDAANSTSTEADPTFYYTSPGVYTVTLVSCNCNQPSCCDTLVQEILIQVEPTLFTANTFSPNNDNLNDIWIPKHAGSKAIDIKIYNRWGELIFETNDLLTGWNGKINNTGADVAVGVYVWKMKYLDINNSETEAIGHVTLIR, from the coding sequence ATGCATAGATATACAAATAGACATATTTACTTATTTACGTTTATCTTTTGGGTGTTTTTATCAAAAGTTAATTCTCAAATTATTGATATACCAGAGATACAGAATGTAAATGATACAGATATTACATGTAAGCCATCATGTTTAGTATCCTATACTCAGTCATTATCTTTCCCTATAAAAACAACCACTAGCTATAATATTTCAACTATACCATTTACGCCATTTCCTACAACAGGAACAAATATTTTAGGAACAGTTGACGATGAATTTAGCAATCCAGTTAATATAGGATTCTGTTTTAGTTTTTTTGGCACTAGCTACACTCAGTGCTTAATTAGTTCAAATGGGACAATAAATTTTGACATGACAAATGCGGGAACCTTCAATAGCTATGTTCTTTCTGCACCGTTACCTTCCAGTACCGCCATGCCTGACATGAGAAATTCCATCTTAGGTCCGGTTCACGATATCGATGTTTCCAAGGGTGGTAGTATAAAATATGCATTGTATGGGACAGCTCCTTTTAGAGCGTTTGCCGTAACATGGGATAATATTCCTATGTTTGGTTCAACATCTATATTTGGAAATCCAACCTGCCCTGGGGTAACAAATGCAAAACAACAAATCATAATTTACGAAACCACAAATATGATAGACATATATATTTGGGATAAAGATGTCTGTTCTGGCTGGAATAGCGGAGCAGCTGTAGAAGGCATTCAAAATGCAGCAGGTACTGTAGCCTTTATTGTTCCTGGGAGAAATCATCCTACCCAATGGACCGCTACAAATGACGCAAAACGATTTACTCCTGACGGAACAGATGTGGCAATACAATACGAGTGGAGAAATGACACTGCACTAGTTAGTAATAATGCTATTTTAAATGTTTGCCCTTGTGTTACCGACACTTTTTTAGCTAAGGCGAAAGTTGTAATTAACGGAAACTGTACCACAACGGCTATTATTACCAAAACAGTTGTTGTTACCAATAATGTTTTGCCAACAGAATCGTCATTTACACCTGATTATTCAGAAGTAACGTTAGACAGCTCCAAAGTAAATTTTACAAACACTTCTGATAACGCAACAACTTATTTATGGAGCTTTGGAGATGCGGCTAATTCTACTTCAACGGAGGCCGACCCAACATTTTACTATACATCGCCCGGGGTTTATACAGTAACATTGGTGTCTTGCAACTGTAACCAACCTAGTTGTTGCGATACCTTAGTCCAAGAAATACTTATACAAGTAGAGCCTACACTATTTACCGCAAATACGTTTAGTCCCAACAACGATAACCTAAATGATATATGGATTCCCAAACATGCAGGCAGCAAGGCTATTGATATAAAAATATACAATAGATGGGGCGAATTAATCTTTGAAACCAACGATTTACTAACCGGGTGGAATGGGAAAATAAATAATACCGGAGCAGATGTAGCTGTTGGCGTGTATGTTTGGAAAATGAAATACCTAGATATAAATAATTCGGAAACGGAGGCTATTGGGCATGTTACGTTAATTAGGTAA
- a CDS encoding cell division protein ZapA: protein MADNSIQVKIASRVYPITVARQEEELVITKTVAAIDEMVKTIEQSYSVKDKQDILAMAVFQFASQNIQLQDKIKQEYHDLSVKLEDMESFVSIHLNK, encoded by the coding sequence ATGGCAGATAATTCGATTCAGGTTAAAATTGCAAGTCGTGTTTATCCTATTACGGTAGCAAGACAGGAAGAAGAGTTGGTTATAACTAAAACTGTAGCAGCTATTGACGAGATGGTTAAAACCATTGAGCAAAGCTACTCTGTAAAAGATAAGCAAGATATTCTGGCAATGGCTGTATTTCAGTTTGCGAGCCAAAACATACAATTACAAGACAAAATTAAACAAGAATACCACGATTTATCTGTTAAATTAGAAGATATGGAGAGTTTTGTTTCCATACATCTAAATAAGTAA
- a CDS encoding nuclear transport factor 2 family protein, with product MNNNESVIQSFYQAFQSRDYKSMQNVYADNAVFSDPVFPSLNAAEVKSMWEMFCVNGKDLKIEFSKVSATENTGSAEWLATYTFSATGKKVKNRITAHFQFENGKIVKHTDTFDFYNWSKQALGFTGLLLGWTSFVKNKVRKTARKSLMYYTQKKHGDRKSK from the coding sequence ATGAATAATAATGAATCTGTAATACAATCCTTTTACCAAGCCTTTCAGAGCAGAGATTACAAGTCTATGCAAAATGTGTATGCAGATAACGCTGTTTTTTCTGATCCCGTCTTTCCGAGTTTAAATGCAGCAGAGGTTAAATCAATGTGGGAAATGTTTTGTGTAAATGGGAAAGATTTAAAAATAGAGTTTAGTAAAGTTTCTGCAACTGAAAATACGGGTAGTGCCGAATGGCTTGCTACTTATACGTTTTCAGCTACCGGCAAAAAAGTAAAAAATAGAATTACAGCCCATTTTCAATTTGAGAATGGCAAAATAGTGAAACATACAGATACATTTGACTTTTATAATTGGTCGAAACAAGCGTTGGGTTTTACCGGGTTGTTGTTGGGATGGACATCGTTTGTTAAAAATAAGGTACGAAAAACCGCACGCAAAAGTTTAATGTATTATACACAAAAAAAACATGGAGATAGGAAGAGTAAATAA
- the ruvX gene encoding Holliday junction resolvase RuvX, translated as MARILAIDYGTKRVGLAVTDNLQIIATGLSTIHSKDVIAFLKDYFKKEQVECVVVGEPKQLNNQSSESAKYIEQFIRLFAKEFPEMPIKRVDERFTSKIASRALVEGAYKKKDRQNKALLDEMSAVIILQSYLEAKK; from the coding sequence ATGGCAAGAATACTAGCAATTGATTATGGTACCAAGCGAGTAGGGCTTGCTGTTACAGATAATTTGCAGATAATTGCTACTGGGCTTTCAACCATTCATAGTAAAGATGTAATAGCCTTTTTAAAAGACTATTTTAAAAAGGAACAAGTAGAGTGTGTAGTTGTGGGAGAGCCCAAACAACTAAATAATCAGAGTTCGGAATCGGCTAAATATATCGAACAATTTATTCGATTGTTTGCAAAAGAATTTCCTGAGATGCCTATAAAAAGGGTAGATGAACGATTTACGTCCAAAATAGCATCTAGAGCACTGGTAGAAGGAGCCTACAAAAAAAAGGACAGACAAAACAAAGCTCTTTTGGATGAAATGAGCGCAGTTATTATCTTGCAGTCGTATTTAGAAGCTAAAAAATAA
- a CDS encoding GntR family transcriptional regulator, translating into MEIGRVNNLTIKRKVEFGFYLLDEKENEVLLPNRYAPPGCEIGQTIDVFIYLDSEDRIIATTEKPFAQLDSFAFLNVVDVNTIGAFLDWGLPKNLLVPFKEQKHKMEVGKSYVVFIYLDDTTGRVVASSKLDKFLDKKPTKFEENQEVDLLVFQQTDMGFKAIINDSHQGVLYKNEVFQSLKYGDSVKGYIYKVREDGKIDLILHKPGYEKIDSISKQILDTLAKYKGFIDLDDNSSPEDIYRVFKISKKTYKKAIGALYKARLITIEQNGIKIVR; encoded by the coding sequence ATGGAGATAGGAAGAGTAAATAATCTAACAATTAAAAGAAAAGTAGAGTTTGGTTTTTATTTATTAGATGAAAAGGAAAACGAAGTCCTATTACCCAATAGATATGCACCTCCCGGGTGCGAAATAGGTCAAACAATCGATGTTTTTATTTATTTAGATTCAGAAGATAGGATTATTGCTACAACTGAAAAGCCATTTGCGCAGCTCGATAGTTTTGCATTTTTGAATGTGGTAGATGTAAATACTATTGGTGCTTTTTTAGATTGGGGGCTCCCCAAAAATTTACTAGTTCCGTTTAAAGAACAAAAGCATAAAATGGAAGTTGGCAAATCGTATGTTGTATTTATTTATTTAGATGATACTACTGGAAGAGTTGTTGCTTCTTCAAAACTGGATAAGTTTTTAGATAAAAAGCCAACTAAATTTGAGGAAAATCAAGAAGTTGATTTGCTTGTTTTTCAGCAGACTGATATGGGCTTTAAAGCCATTATTAACGATTCTCATCAAGGTGTATTATATAAAAACGAAGTATTTCAGTCTTTAAAATATGGCGATTCGGTAAAAGGATATATTTATAAAGTTCGCGAAGACGGAAAGATAGATTTAATACTACATAAACCAGGCTACGAAAAAATAGATAGTATTTCTAAACAAATACTAGATACACTGGCAAAATACAAGGGATTTATCGATTTAGACGATAATAGTTCTCCGGAAGATATTTACAGGGTGTTTAAAATAAGTAAAAAAACATATAAAAAGGCTATTGGTGCACTATACAAAGCTCGATTAATAACCATTGAGCAAAACGGCATTAAGATTGTTCGATAA
- the rny gene encoding ribonuclease Y, producing MDTITMIIVVAASIIGIGIGVAIAATVLRKSVLRKAELKLEEAELKAEAIKNDKILQAKEKFLQLKTEHEKVINEKNQQVSVAENRIKQKESQLSQKSEEFQRKQHEVDTIKNNLNAQLELLNKKQAEVDKAHKRQVEQLEVISGLSAEDAKNQLVESLKAEAKTDAMSYIKDIVDEAKMTANKEAKKIVIQTIQRVATEHAVENSVTVFNIENDEIKGRIIGREGRNIRALEAATGIEIIVDDTPEAIILSGFDPVRREIARLALHQLVTDGRIHPARIEEVVEKVKKQVEEEIIETGKRTTIDLGIHGLHPELIRMVGRMRYRSSYGQNLLQHSREVANLCALMATELGLNVKLAKRAGLLHDIGKVPDDEPELPHAILGMKLAEKFKENAEVCNAIGAHHDEVEMNTLIAPIIQVCDAISGARPGARREIVEQYIKRIKDLETLALSYQGVEKTYAIQAGRELRVIVGSEKVSDKDAEKLAFDISQKIQNEMTYPGQVKVTVIRETRAVGYAK from the coding sequence ATGGATACAATAACAATGATAATAGTTGTTGCCGCCTCTATTATTGGAATAGGAATTGGCGTTGCAATTGCAGCAACTGTTTTGCGAAAATCGGTTTTGCGTAAAGCCGAACTTAAATTAGAAGAAGCCGAACTTAAGGCCGAAGCAATAAAAAACGATAAGATTTTACAGGCTAAAGAGAAATTTTTGCAGCTTAAAACAGAACATGAAAAGGTGATTAATGAAAAAAATCAACAAGTAAGTGTTGCCGAAAATCGTATTAAACAAAAAGAGTCTCAGTTATCCCAAAAATCAGAAGAGTTTCAGCGAAAGCAGCATGAGGTAGATACTATTAAAAACAACTTAAATGCGCAGCTAGAATTACTGAATAAGAAACAAGCAGAAGTAGATAAAGCGCACAAACGCCAAGTAGAACAGTTGGAAGTTATTTCGGGCTTATCTGCTGAAGATGCTAAAAATCAGTTGGTAGAATCGTTAAAAGCAGAAGCGAAAACGGATGCAATGTCGTACATAAAAGATATTGTAGATGAAGCCAAAATGACAGCTAACAAAGAAGCTAAAAAAATTGTTATCCAAACAATTCAACGTGTAGCTACCGAGCATGCGGTTGAAAACTCGGTAACTGTATTCAATATTGAAAATGATGAAATAAAAGGTCGAATTATTGGTCGTGAAGGACGCAACATTCGTGCCTTAGAAGCTGCTACCGGAATTGAAATAATTGTGGATGATACCCCAGAGGCAATTATTTTATCAGGTTTTGATCCTGTTAGAAGAGAAATTGCTCGTTTGGCATTACACCAGTTGGTTACAGATGGTCGTATTCATCCTGCTCGTATAGAGGAGGTGGTAGAAAAAGTGAAAAAACAAGTTGAAGAAGAAATTATTGAAACCGGTAAACGTACCACCATCGATTTAGGTATTCATGGTTTACATCCTGAATTGATAAGAATGGTAGGTAGAATGCGTTACCGTTCGTCATACGGACAAAATCTATTGCAGCACTCACGCGAGGTTGCTAATCTTTGTGCGTTAATGGCTACAGAGTTGGGCTTAAATGTAAAATTGGCTAAGCGCGCAGGATTATTACACGATATAGGAAAAGTACCTGATGACGAACCGGAATTGCCACATGCAATTTTAGGTATGAAGTTAGCAGAAAAATTCAAAGAAAATGCCGAAGTATGCAATGCTATTGGAGCGCATCACGATGAAGTAGAAATGAATACGCTTATCGCACCAATTATTCAAGTGTGTGATGCTATTTCTGGAGCTCGTCCTGGAGCCAGAAGAGAAATTGTTGAGCAATATATTAAGCGTATAAAGGATTTAGAAACGTTGGCTTTGTCTTACCAAGGAGTTGAGAAAACCTATGCAATTCAAGCAGGTAGAGAATTGCGTGTTATTGTAGGTAGTGAAAAAGTAAGCGATAAAGATGCCGAAAAATTAGCTTTTGATATTTCTCAAAAAATTCAAAACGAAATGACTTATCCCGGACAAGTAAAGGTTACAGTTATAAGAGAAACCAGAGCTGTAGGCTACGCTAAATAA